Part of the Labrenzia sp. PHM005 genome is shown below.
CGATTGCGGTTGCCATTAAAGCACCACCGAAGGCAAACAGCGGCACAGTCAGGGTTCCTAGAAACAATCCAGTATGGAGCAGGGCGAGAATAGCGCCGAAGGCTCCGCCGGACGAAATCCCAAGCAGATGCGGATCGGCCAGCGGGTTCCGGGTAACGGACTGCAGGCTGGCACCAACCAGCGCCAGGCCTGCACCAACCATCACCGCCAGAAGTGCCCGTGGAAACCGGATATCCCAGACAATTGCCTCGCGCCCGGCTGACCAGGTCTGTTCGACAAGTCCGGGGGCTAGCTTGTTCGCTATGACCCCCCAAACGGTGGCGGCCGGGATCGGGACAGCCCCGACACCGATGGCCAGAGTGAGCGAGGCCATCAAGACACCAAATCCAATCAGCGCGACCATTGGCAACCGGGCTGGAGGAGCCCAACTCCGCTGATTGGGCCCCTTGATGGCTTCAAGCATGGTTCACTCTCCCCAAAAGGCGTTTGCCAGTTTCTTGATCGCCTTGATGTTGCGCGGTCCAGGCGTTGCTTCCACGTATTCCAGGACAACAAATCGGTCGTTTTTGACAGCATCGAGGTTTGCAAAGGCCGGGTTTTCCATCATGAAGGCCCGCTTTTGTGCAGCGGTTACATCCCCGTAGTTGACGATCACGATCACTTCCGGATTGCGTTCAACAACGGTTTCCCAGCCGACGGTGGCCCAGCTCTTTTCCAGATCGTCGACAATGTTTTTGCCGCCAGCTGCTTCAATCATCGCGGTCGGCATGGCGTAGCGGCCAGCTGTGAATGGGGTGTCCTCGCCGCTGTCGTAAACGAAAACCCGCAGTGGTGCGTTGCCGGTGGTCAGAACTTTCTCAAAGTCCGCAAGCTCGGCTTTGTAGCCTGCGACCAGATCTTCAGCGCGCCCCTGCACCTCAAAGATTTTTCCAAGGTTCAGGAGGTCGTTGTACATGTCCTCCATCGAGACTTTCGGCTTTTCGCCGATGTGGATGCAGCTTTCGGTGAGTTCGTAGACATCAATCCCGAAGGGAGCGAGTGTATCTGGCGTGACTTCACCCCCGACTTTCATGCCGTAGTTCCAGCCGGCAAAAAAGAAATCCGCATCAGCGCCGATGAGGACTTCCTTGGTCGGGTATTTGGCAGAG
Proteins encoded:
- a CDS encoding ABC transporter substrate-binding protein — translated: MKPIFHALGALTLMTTGAFADTTVQSCDRTVTFSEPPKRAISNDVNLTEMMLVLGLRDRMVGYTGISGWKTLDEEMREGVAELPELSAKYPTKEVLIGADADFFFAGWNYGMKVGGEVTPDTLAPFGIDVYELTESCIHIGEKPKVSMEDMYNDLLNLGKIFEVQGRAEDLVAGYKAELADFEKVLTTGNAPLRVFVYDSGEDTPFTAGRYAMPTAMIEAAGGKNIVDDLEKSWATVGWETVVERNPEVIVIVNYGDVTAAQKRAFMMENPAFANLDAVKNDRFVVLEYVEATPGPRNIKAIKKLANAFWGE